The Nocardia arthritidis genome has a window encoding:
- a CDS encoding nuclear transport factor 2 family protein: protein MTEGARELFERGLNLLLAKDMRRFVELFAVDAELELPFAVAGTPGRLRGRAQLHDYLADYPERLDIHEFPAVVVHETTDPATIIVEFTASGTTVRTGERYELAYIAVIRARDGAIVGWRDYWSPVAGAIATGTLPELLDALRSNDETDGAA, encoded by the coding sequence ATGACCGAAGGCGCACGCGAGTTATTCGAAAGAGGCCTGAACCTGTTGCTGGCCAAGGACATGCGACGATTCGTCGAACTCTTCGCCGTCGACGCGGAGCTGGAATTGCCGTTCGCGGTCGCGGGCACACCCGGACGGCTGCGTGGTCGCGCACAGCTGCACGACTATCTGGCCGACTATCCGGAACGGCTGGATATCCACGAGTTTCCGGCGGTCGTCGTGCACGAAACCACCGATCCGGCAACGATTATCGTGGAATTCACCGCCAGCGGAACGACCGTGCGCACCGGCGAGCGGTACGAACTCGCCTACATCGCGGTGATCCGGGCCCGCGACGGCGCGATCGTCGGCTGGCGCGATTACTGGAGTCCGGTCGCGGGCGCCATCGCCACCGGAACCCTGCCCGAACTGTTGGACGCGCTGCGCTCGAACGACGAAACGGACGGTGCGGCATGA
- a CDS encoding helix-turn-helix transcriptional regulator, whose protein sequence is MDKHALADFLRRRRAGLRPDDVGLHPDPKRRRRTPGLRREEVAWLADISANYYERLEQARAPRPSPQVLTALAGVLRLGPDEQRYLTQLAGHEPSRPGVPDDEVPAGVLLMLERLTEAPAYVQNVRYDVLAWNALAAKLFDDFDAERNLLRIAFGSRRERVSCGGRDGAARFVRQAVAELRAAAVRYPNDPRIPELIEWLSTRDIDFRNGWAAHEVAPPATIWKRFEHPDVGAVELDAQTLSVPGHDHRIVIYTAEPGSPAAEALRELRISAQRR, encoded by the coding sequence ATGGACAAGCACGCGCTCGCCGACTTCCTGCGCCGTCGTCGCGCGGGGTTGCGTCCGGATGACGTCGGGTTGCACCCGGATCCGAAACGGCGCAGACGAACTCCGGGGCTGCGCCGCGAGGAGGTGGCCTGGTTGGCCGATATCTCGGCCAACTACTACGAGCGGCTGGAGCAGGCACGGGCGCCCCGGCCGTCGCCGCAGGTGCTCACCGCGCTCGCCGGGGTGCTGCGGCTCGGGCCCGATGAACAGCGCTACCTCACCCAGCTCGCCGGTCACGAACCGAGCCGTCCCGGTGTACCCGACGACGAGGTACCGGCCGGGGTGCTGCTGATGCTGGAACGGCTCACCGAGGCGCCCGCGTACGTGCAGAACGTTCGCTATGACGTACTTGCATGGAATGCATTGGCCGCCAAGTTATTCGACGATTTCGACGCAGAGCGCAACCTCTTGCGGATCGCATTCGGCTCCCGAAGGGAGCGGGTGTCGTGCGGCGGCCGGGACGGCGCGGCGCGGTTCGTCCGGCAGGCGGTCGCCGAATTGCGGGCCGCGGCGGTGCGGTATCCGAACGACCCGCGGATCCCGGAGCTGATCGAGTGGCTTTCCACCCGCGATATCGACTTCCGAAATGGTTGGGCCGCACACGAAGTGGCTCCCCCTGCGACGATCTGGAAACGGTTCGAACATCCGGATGTCGGCGCGGTCGAACTCGACGCGCAGACGTTATCCGTGCCCGGCCACGACCATCGGATCGTCATCTATACGGCGGAACCGGGCAGCCCGGCCGCCGAGGCACTGCGCGAGCTGCGCATCAGTGCCCAACGCCGGTAA
- a CDS encoding NAD(P)H-binding protein, producing the protein MTGPVLVTGATGNTGRPVTAGLRAAGVPVRTATRGQIRAESGGEHVHFDWADPATYRPALSGVERVYLVAPIGMPNPAKPIDHFLSAARAAGVRRVVFLSSDVIPPGAPGLDHARRAVCRMAEWAVLRPSWFMQNFIVPTHPMAAGLRTRSELISATGGRGIGFVDAADIAAVGVRALLDDAAPNREYVITGPEALSYDDIARLLNRSLAPPRPVRHIDSTPGELAEHLTAHGVPPEMATVLAGAERLIAAGAEDRVTTTVARVTGRMPRSFGEFIAIHRDRIALPGPRDR; encoded by the coding sequence ATGACCGGACCGGTCCTCGTCACGGGCGCGACCGGCAATACCGGCCGCCCGGTCACCGCGGGTCTGCGCGCCGCGGGCGTCCCGGTTCGTACGGCTACGCGCGGCCAGATACGCGCCGAATCGGGCGGGGAACACGTGCATTTCGACTGGGCCGATCCCGCGACCTATCGACCGGCGCTGAGCGGCGTCGAACGGGTCTACCTCGTCGCGCCGATAGGCATGCCGAATCCGGCGAAACCGATCGATCATTTTCTGAGCGCCGCGCGTGCGGCGGGCGTGCGGCGCGTGGTGTTCCTCAGCTCCGACGTCATTCCACCCGGCGCGCCTGGGTTGGATCACGCGCGCCGCGCGGTATGCCGGATGGCGGAATGGGCGGTGCTGCGACCGTCGTGGTTCATGCAGAACTTCATCGTGCCGACGCATCCGATGGCCGCCGGGCTGCGTACCCGGTCCGAGCTGATCAGCGCCACCGGGGGTCGCGGTATCGGCTTCGTCGACGCCGCCGATATCGCCGCCGTCGGCGTGCGCGCGCTGCTCGACGATGCCGCGCCGAACCGGGAGTACGTGATCACGGGACCGGAGGCCCTGTCCTACGACGACATCGCCCGCCTGCTCAACCGATCGCTCGCCCCGCCGCGCCCGGTCCGGCATATCGACTCGACCCCCGGCGAACTGGCCGAGCACCTCACCGCTCATGGCGTGCCGCCGGAGATGGCCACGGTGCTCGCCGGGGCCGAGCGGCTCATCGCTGCGGGCGCCGAGGACCGGGTGACCACGACGGTCGCCCGGGTCACCGGCCGTATGCCACGTTCCTTCGGCGAATTCATCGCGATCCACCGCGACCGAATCGCACTGCCGGGACCGCGCGACCGATGA